The sequence GCGGCCATCATGCGGATATGGGCTTCAGGCCGGATATAACGCTCGCCATATTTCCCACATTTGTTGGCGCAGTCAAAAATGGGATAATGCTCCTTTTTGAGGTGCGGCGCGTTTTCGATGGTCATGGTCCCGCAAATCGCATCGTTGGCAAGTATGATTTCCTCTTTACGGAAGCCCAGATGCTCAAGCATGTTGAACTCGAACGAATTCAATTGTTCATCTGTCAAATGCAAAATGTTTTTACAAAACTCTTCACCCAATACATATTTATTGAAGGCAAAGGTGATGTCGAACACCTTGGGAAGCTCGGCCTGAATCCTGTCGAGCACATCCTCCGTAAAGCCTTTACCCTGGAGCGTTTCGCGGTTGATGTGCGGCGCCGAATCCAGCCGCCCTGTGCCGACACAATAGCTGATGATCTTGCGGATCTCTTCCTCGCTGTACCCCTGGCGTTTCAAGGCAACGGGAACCGACTGGTTGATGATCTTGAAATAGCCGCCGCCTGCAAGTTTTTTGTATTTGACCAGGGCATAGTCGGGCTCAATTCCCGTCGTATCGCAATCCATCAATAATCCAATAGTGCCTGTTGGGGCGATGCAGGTCGTCTGGGCGTTCCGGTAACCATAGCGCTGGCCAAGTTCCAGGGCATCGGCCCATTCCTTCACCGCGGCCCTTTGCAGATAGGCCGGACAAAATTCGCTGGAAACGCCCTGCGGATAAATCGTCAGCCCCTCGTATTCGTGCACCTCGCTGTTTTGAATCGCCCGACGATGATTGCGTAACACCCGCAACATGTGTTTCTTGTTGTTTTTGTATTCCTGGAACGGTCCCAGTTCCTGTGCCATTTCAGCGGACATGGCATAAGCGGCTCCGGTGGTCAGCGCCGATATAGCGCCGGCAATCGCCCTGCCTTTTTCAGAATCATAGGGTATCCCCAGCACCATGAGCAAAGCGCCCAGGTTGGCGTACCCCAAGCCAAGCGTGCGATATTCATAGCTCTTCTTGGCAATACTCGCGTTGGGGAATTGGGCCATCATGACGGAAATTTCCAGAGTCAATGTCCAGAGACGACAGGCATGCCGGTAATTTTCAACTTCAAACAGGCCCTGCGCCTCGTTATGAAAGCGGATCAAATTGATGGACGCCAGGTTGCAGGCGGTGTCATCGAGAAACATATACTCCGAGCAGGGGTTGGACGCCCGAATGCGACCACCCTCCGGGCAGGTGTGCCACTCATTGATGGTGGAATCAAACTGCAGTCCCGGGTCGGCGCTCGCCCAGGACGCTTCATTAACTTGGTCCCAAAGCTCCCCCGCTTCCAGGGTTTTAGCTATCAACCCATCGGTACGACGGATGAGGTTCCAGTCCCCGCCACACTCCACCGCCCGCATGAATTCGTTGCTGAGGCGGACCGAGTTGTTGGAGTTTTGCCCCGAAACAGTGGTATACCCTTCCGAATTCCAGCAGGTGTCGTACTCCTCAAACTCCATATCCTTGGCTCCCTGCTGGGCGAGCTGGATGACGCGGTAGATGTAGTTCTCAGGAACACATGCCTCGATGGATTTCCATACGGCCTTCTTTAATTCTTTGTTCTTTTTGATATCGAAGCGGGAATCATCATTGCCTTCCGGCGCCCAGCACGCTTTGAGGACACTTTTCAGCATGCGCCGACAGATGCGGCTCCCGGTGGCTAACGCGGCGACCTTGCCCTCCTCGCGAACTTTCCAGCCAATGAATTCCTCAATGTCGGGATGATCGATGTCGAGCGTGACCATTTTTGCCGCTCGCCTCGTGGTTCCACCGGATTTTATTGCGCCTGCGGCCCGGTCCCCGATCTTGAGAAAACTCATCAACCCGGAAGATTTCCCGCCGCCGGACAGCGACTCGCCCGAACCCCTAAGCGTGGAAAAATTGCTTCCGGTTCCGGAACCGTACTTGAATAACCGGGCCTCCTGCCGCCACAAATCCATGATGCCGCCGTCACCTACAAGGTCGTCTTTAACGGACAGGATAAAACAGGCGTGGGGCTGCGGGTGTTCATAGGCGTTTCTGGATTTTTCCAGTTCACCCGATTCCGGGTTGTAGAAATAATGCCCCTGAGCGGGACCGCCCAGACCGTAAGCCCAATGCAGACCGGTGTTGAACCATTGCGGCGAGTTGGGAGCGGCGTATTGCCGGGCCAGCATGAAACACATTTCATCGTAATAACTTCGGGCATCCTCTTCGCTTTGGAAGCATTTATTCTTCCATCCCCAGTAGGTCCAGCAACCCGCCAGGCGATGAAACACCTGACGCGAATCGGTCTCCCGCGCAATCCTTTGGGAGTCCGCCAATTGATCTAACGCTTCCATATCGGGCTCGGACGGACACAACCATTCCGGAACGCCGCTTTCATATTTCTTTTTTAACCGCGCCGGGACCCCGGCCTTGCGGAAATATTTCTGCGCCATGATATCAACAGCCACCTGGGACCAGAAATCCGGCACCATCACATGTTTGATCTCGGAAACAACCGAACCATCCGCATTGTTGATTCGGGAGGTCCTTTCGGTAAAATCGATCCCCTGGTATGGCCCCTGGTTATCTTTAGAAAAAACACGGTTGATTCGCATAAAATGACTCTCCGGAAAATATAAATTAGTAGGTATTTATTATTAAGGAATTTTGGCTTTCTTAAAATACACGGCTAATTCTTCATAAAACAATATGAGGCGTATTGAAAAAAAAGGAAAGAACCAACTCGCTCACTTTAAAGAATTGCGCAATACCTTGCAGGTATTTGTTTTTTAAGCAGAAAATACTATATCTAGTGCTAACTAGACGCCTATAATACAATATATTGTGGTATGGTCAATAAAATTTTGATGATTTCCCCAGCCTTTTTTCGGAGCTCCAATATCTAAAAGGGTTCAGCGAAAACTGTCTTCAGAAAAACCGCTAGATTTAGCTCTTGCTCTAGTGTCCTAAGTTTGGATTCTAAAATTTTGTGTCAGTAAGTTGGGATTGCGGGGAAATTCAAAAATAAGGTTAGATATCTACGTTCAGAAAGAAGGTGAGCTATAGGGAGGAGCCTAGGAAACGCTTGTATGGTTATTGCAAATGTTGCCAAGGTGGCTAAGGATGTGGAGGGGGAAACCAGATCTTATGAATTTGAGGACATTTTTTAGGGACAGAGGTAACTTCTCACCTTTGAAAAAGTAAACGGGTTAACAAAATAAAAAAGGCGAGGCTATATAGCCTCGCCCAATTCATTGTGGAGAGAAAATCACTCGTCTTCAAGCAAATTATCGTCAGAACCAGCTTTCATCATTTCCTCACAGCCTATGCAGACATTTTTTAATACGCCTACTCCTTCGACAAAAACCAATTGCCTTGAGACTGTGATTTTCAATTCTCCACATATTTCACAAAATCGTTCAACATCAACCATAAAATGACTCTCCGGAAAATATAGGTGCTAGATATCTAGCGTTCAGAAATTATGAGTTACTTACAGAGATAATGCAGGACTATTGAAAAAAAAAGAAAGGTCCACCGGGTTCCCTTTGGCGGGAAAAGACATTAGCTCTTAGGTGTTTGTTTTTTAAACGAAAAGCACTGTATTTAGTGCTCATGACGGTGACTATATACAACATATTGGGGTAGGTCAATATAATTTTCTCGCTGAATTTTGATAAAGTTCGGAATCCCAATATCTAAAAGGGTCTGACCCAAAAAAAATTATATCTTAGCGGTAAGCGAATATAAGGCGAAAATTAATTTCAGCAATTTTTTCTGTCGAATCCAGAGGAGAAACGCTCAAAAGAAGGGGGATTTAGGAGGGAGAAAATACCCATCGCAGACTTACAAAATCTTAATTTTCAATCAATTCAATCTGCACCTTGCCGACAAACTCCATCAGCTTGAACTGATCGTCCTTTTGCCCTTCGGAAAGTTTGATGTGGGTGGCGTCCACCACATCCTGTCCAAACGTAGGGTCGAGCGCCCGCCATTCGCCGACAAACACTTCCGGCCAGGCGTGATAAAGGAACCCCTGGTAGGTTGGGGAATATACCAGGCCGTTGACGATTTTCGTCGGAATACCCGCCGCCCGCGCCAGAGCGGTGAACAAGTAGGTGTGCGACTGGCATTCGCCTTTTCGCGTTTTAAGCGCATTGAGGGCGCTGGCGGAATCAACCAGCACTTTTTCCAAATTATTGAACACCCATTGATTGATCTTGCGCGAGGCTTCCCAGGCGTCAGTCGTGTCGCCCACCAGCTCTTTCGCCAGAGACCGGATCAGGGGATGTTTGGATTGCACTTCCGCCGAGTCTTCCAGATACTCCGGCTGAGCAAATGCCGCAACCGGGCGCACAACAGCTTGCTTCACTTTCTGAGGCTCGGCATTTATCAACAGCACCGAAGCGTAGGTCCCGTCCTCCGCCTTTTCCGACTGCATCACCTTCTGCCGATGGTCCTGGGGGATCAAATCGGACGAACGCATTTTCGACAGCTTCATTTGCATTTGCCGCTTTTTGCCCGGTTGGGAAATATTCTTGCCCGGTTTCACCAAACTTAATGTAATCAGACTGCTGACCGTCATCGCCTCGTCGCCGAGGTCTATGGCAATGTGTTCCGGCTCCTTGCGCGATTCAAACCCTTGCGTCGTCACTTCCTGCATCACACTGCCACTTTCGGCCACCCACAGGGTCGATTCCATCCCCGCCACCCGGTGGAAAATCACAAACGTGTCCACCGGCTTGCCCTCATACACAAACGGCTCCTTACGCAGGATGTTGTATTCCACATCCATCAGCATCTGGAACGGTTCCATGAAGATGGGGATCTTGCCCTTTTTGCCGACTGTCAGCCCATCGCGAACGATATTCAGCAAAAACGTCGCGGAGGGCGCCGTGGCTGGAGAAAACGCGATGGACTTGGTCTTGTCAAAACCCAATCCCTTGATGCGGTAAACGAGTTTTTCATTTTCCCGTCGCGCCTCCACTTCCTGCCGGCTTCCCATGATCATCTGCACCAGAGAAAAATCCTTCAAACGCAAATCGGGGGTCAGGTGAGTGTTCTGGGAAAAGGTCGTGGTCTGATCCGCACCGCCCGCCTGCAAGCGAAAGAAAACTTTGGAGTCCACCGTGATCTCATCTTCGGTGACGCGCATTTTGGCAAAGGTGAAGCCGAGCTTCTTGCCTTTATAATACGTGCCCATCCACTCGGTGGTTTCACCGGGAGCGAACAGGGGGTGCATCGGTTCCACAGCAAACGCCCAAAGCGGCCACGTCAGTAATAGGATGAAAGCGAGAACTGCGGGAGTGATTTTTTGTGTGAGTTTCATGCCTAATAGCGTAGCACAAGATTGATAAGTAAGGCCCTGATTGTGTAAATTTTTTCACAAGAAATTACAAAAGGATTGAAAAATCGTATCTTTAAATATGGGCTTTCACCGCAAAGACGCAAAGGACGCAAAGAAACCCAAACCCCTTGGACAGGACTGACAAGATGAAAAGAAAATCCCCCTGACCCCCTTTAATAAAGGGGGGAAATTGCTCCCCCTTCTGTGAAGTACCCCTGCGGGGCATGAAGGCAAAGGAGGGAATATCACATACCCCTTCGGGGTATGAAGGCAATGGTGAAATATAACAAGCTCAGGGAGGCCGCAGATCGAGAAATCCCTCCTCACCTCAATCCTCTCCTCCCTTGGAGGAGAGGAGGAAACGCCTTCTCTCCCATGAGGGAGAGGGATTATTGAACTAAATCTCCCCAGTCCCCTTTAAAAATGGGGCACAGGCTTTCCAGCCTGTGCTACTGCCTTTTTATTTTTCCCATCTGTGTTTATCTGTGGTTTCTTTGCGTCCTCTGCGCCTTTGCGGTGAAAAAGTCTTGGCTTTTTTTCCCTCCATCCTGTCCATTTCCCGCCTGTTGCCGGGGCTAAAGCGCTTTTTCGCAATTATTGCGTGAATTCCACTTTTCGGACGTGATATATTGTCTCATTCACCCAATGTATATGATATAAAACCATCTCTAGCCCTTTTAACTTCCAATAAAACTTTATGCTGGACCCAGATAAAATAAAAACTTACCTCACTTTTGATGATGTTCTGCTGCTACCGGGGCATTCCACGGTGTTGCCTAACGAGGTGGATGTTTCCACTCTGTTGACGCAGAAAATCCGGCTGAACTGCCCGTTGATCAGTTCGCCGATGGATACGGTCACCGAGGCCAGCCTCGCCATCGCTCTGGCACAGGAGGGCGGCATCGGCATCATCCACCGCAACCTGTCTCCGGTCAAGCAACGCAAGATGGTGGAAAAGGTCAAGCGCTCGGTCAGCGTCATGATTCCCGACCCCATCACCATGCAGCCGGACCAGAAGATCCACGAGGCGCTGGATGTGATGGAAAAGTACAACATCTCCGGCATTCCCATCACCCAGGGCAAAAAGCTGGTCGGCATTCTGACCAACCGGGACTTACGGTTTGAGACCGATATGGAGAAATCCATCCGCTCTCTGATGACCAAGGACAATCTGGTGACCATCCCGGAAGGCACGCCTCTGGAAAAATCCAAACAGCTCCTGCATGACAACCGCATCGAAAAATTGTTAGTGGTCAATGACGAAGGAAATCTTAAAGGCCTGATCACCATCAAGGATATCGAAAAGGCCGGGCAATACCCCCGCGCCGCCAAGGATGCCAAGGGCCGTCTGCTGGCGGGTGCGGCTTTGGGCGTCGCCAAAAGCCCGATGGACCACATAGAAACACTGATCAAGGTCGGGCTGGATGTTCTGGTGATCGACAGCGCCCACGGGCATTCGGAAAAAGTTCTGCAGACGATACGCGACATCAAGAAAAATTTCCCCGATTTGCAGGTAATCGGCGGCAACGTCGCCACCGCCGAAGGAACGCTGGCCTTAATAAAGGCCGGGGCCGATGCGGTCAAGGTCGGCGTGGGGCCAGGGTCAATCTGCACGACGCGCATCGTCACCGGAGTCGGCGTGCCGCAAATCACCGCCATCGCCGAGTGTGTGAAAGCGGCGGCGAAACATGGCATTCCCGTTATTTCCGACGGCGGCATCAAATTCTCTGGAGATATTTCCAAAGCCATTGCCGCAGGAGCCCATTCGGTCATGATCGGCTCGCTGTTCGCAGGCACCGAAGAAAGCCCAGGAGAAAAAATTCTCTATCAGGGACGCAGCTACAAGGAATACCGGGGGATGGGGTCTCTG comes from Nitrospinota bacterium and encodes:
- a CDS encoding vitamin B12-dependent ribonucleotide reductase, with the protein product MRINRVFSKDNQGPYQGIDFTERTSRINNADGSVVSEIKHVMVPDFWSQVAVDIMAQKYFRKAGVPARLKKKYESGVPEWLCPSEPDMEALDQLADSQRIARETDSRQVFHRLAGCWTYWGWKNKCFQSEEDARSYYDEMCFMLARQYAAPNSPQWFNTGLHWAYGLGGPAQGHYFYNPESGELEKSRNAYEHPQPHACFILSVKDDLVGDGGIMDLWRQEARLFKYGSGTGSNFSTLRGSGESLSGGGKSSGLMSFLKIGDRAAGAIKSGGTTRRAAKMVTLDIDHPDIEEFIGWKVREEGKVAALATGSRICRRMLKSVLKACWAPEGNDDSRFDIKKNKELKKAVWKSIEACVPENYIYRVIQLAQQGAKDMEFEEYDTCWNSEGYTTVSGQNSNNSVRLSNEFMRAVECGGDWNLIRRTDGLIAKTLEAGELWDQVNEASWASADPGLQFDSTINEWHTCPEGGRIRASNPCSEYMFLDDTACNLASINLIRFHNEAQGLFEVENYRHACRLWTLTLEISVMMAQFPNASIAKKSYEYRTLGLGYANLGALLMVLGIPYDSEKGRAIAGAISALTTGAAYAMSAEMAQELGPFQEYKNNKKHMLRVLRNHRRAIQNSEVHEYEGLTIYPQGVSSEFCPAYLQRAAVKEWADALELGQRYGYRNAQTTCIAPTGTIGLLMDCDTTGIEPDYALVKYKKLAGGGYFKIINQSVPVALKRQGYSEEEIRKIISYCVGTGRLDSAPHINRETLQGKGFTEDVLDRIQAELPKVFDITFAFNKYVLGEEFCKNILHLTDEQLNSFEFNMLEHLGFRKEEIILANDAICGTMTIENAPHLKKEHYPIFDCANKCGKYGERYIRPEAHIRMMAAAQPFLSGAISKTINMPNHATIKDVEKAHMLSWKLMLKGTAVYRDGSKLSQPLNSMASEDFSHLKMELVEEKEPIVIAEKIVQMVREHKRKPLPHRRQGYTQKASIGGHKVYLRTGEYKDGSLGEIFVDMHKEGAAFRSLMNCFAISISLGLQHGVPLEEFTDAFVFTRFEPNGFVTGNDRITMATSTIDYIFRELAINYLGRNDLAQVTPDDLRSDAIGQIDKQAEEKDEPKISNGAGNGNGHAVPEVVLRTTGNGSQLLDKAPLAGNGVQVKVKTVSTVAIARLKGYEGDPCNECGQLTLVRNGTCLKCLTCGATSGCS
- a CDS encoding transglutaminase-like domain-containing protein, with product MKLTQKITPAVLAFILLLTWPLWAFAVEPMHPLFAPGETTEWMGTYYKGKKLGFTFAKMRVTEDEITVDSKVFFRLQAGGADQTTTFSQNTHLTPDLRLKDFSLVQMIMGSRQEVEARRENEKLVYRIKGLGFDKTKSIAFSPATAPSATFLLNIVRDGLTVGKKGKIPIFMEPFQMLMDVEYNILRKEPFVYEGKPVDTFVIFHRVAGMESTLWVAESGSVMQEVTTQGFESRKEPEHIAIDLGDEAMTVSSLITLSLVKPGKNISQPGKKRQMQMKLSKMRSSDLIPQDHRQKVMQSEKAEDGTYASVLLINAEPQKVKQAVVRPVAAFAQPEYLEDSAEVQSKHPLIRSLAKELVGDTTDAWEASRKINQWVFNNLEKVLVDSASALNALKTRKGECQSHTYLFTALARAAGIPTKIVNGLVYSPTYQGFLYHAWPEVFVGEWRALDPTFGQDVVDATHIKLSEGQKDDQFKLMEFVGKVQIELIEN
- the guaB gene encoding IMP dehydrogenase; protein product: MLDPDKIKTYLTFDDVLLLPGHSTVLPNEVDVSTLLTQKIRLNCPLISSPMDTVTEASLAIALAQEGGIGIIHRNLSPVKQRKMVEKVKRSVSVMIPDPITMQPDQKIHEALDVMEKYNISGIPITQGKKLVGILTNRDLRFETDMEKSIRSLMTKDNLVTIPEGTPLEKSKQLLHDNRIEKLLVVNDEGNLKGLITIKDIEKAGQYPRAAKDAKGRLLAGAALGVAKSPMDHIETLIKVGLDVLVIDSAHGHSEKVLQTIRDIKKNFPDLQVIGGNVATAEGTLALIKAGADAVKVGVGPGSICTTRIVTGVGVPQITAIAECVKAAAKHGIPVISDGGIKFSGDISKAIAAGAHSVMIGSLFAGTEESPGEKILYQGRSYKEYRGMGSLGAMSKGSSERYFQDRELSESKLVPEGVEARIPYRGVLSFTVHQLLGGLRAAMGYCGCKDIAEMRDKSSFIRITPSGLRESHVHDVIVTKEAPNYHIE